ACGAGTGCGTGCACAGCGGCCTCTCCCGGGTCTTCGACGCCCGGCTGCGGGAGGTGGCCTACCGGCTGCGCACGGACCCGATGCCGCTGCTGCTGGCCATGCCGTCCTGGAGCACGGGGCTGCTGGAGCCGGAGGAGCTGGTGGACCGGCTCGCCGAGTACCGGCGACTGGACGCCCGGGTGGGCGCGGCCGACTTCGCCCAGGCGCTGCTGCGGGTGCGCCGGGACGACCGTGCGGCGGCCGAGCAGGCGGCACGGCGGGCGAGAGCGCTCGGCACCCCGGAGGGGACGCGGCTGGCGCGCTGGCTGGCCGGGGTGAACACCCTTCCGTCTTCCGCGCGGCGCACCAGAGGCGTCCGGATCCTGCTGGAGTCGACCGAACTCCCGGAGCTGCAGGACGGTTTCCCGCCGGAGTTCCAGCGGCTCGGCCGGCCGACGTCGGTGTTCGCCGACCGCTGGCACTGCGCCCACTGGGACCGGTCGATACGCGGGCACTGGCTCGCCGTGCTGCCGGAGCGCCGCGAGATGGTCGCGGCGCGACTGCTGGGCGATCTCGCGGGCACGGCGGTGGACGACGAGCGGGGCGCCGCCGTCCTTCCGCTGCTCGCCGAGTCCGGGGGCGAGGCGGGCGAGGCGGTGCACCTGTGCGTGGCGTACGGGCTCGGTGCGCGGCACGCCGAGGACCGGCTGGCCGCCGTGGACGCCCTGCTGGTGCTCGCCGCCCGCGGGGAGCTGGACGCGGCCCGGCTGGGAGCGGATCTGGGCGAGCTGGTGGGGCGGGGTGCGGTGAAGCCGCAGCGGCTGGCGGACTCGGCGCGGACGGCGGCGGCGACCGGGGCCAACGCGACGATGTGGGAGATGCTCCGGCACGTCCTGCCCGTGCCGCTGGCCGGCCTCGCGGGCGCCCGCCCGGAGGCCGCCGCCGTGGCGGCCAGGGGGCTCGGTGACCTGCTGGCGGTGGCGGCGGAGTGCGCCGAGCGGTCCGGGGCGAAGGGCGACGTGGCTCACCTGGCGGCGACCGCCGCCCGGCGCGGTTCCTCCCGCCTGGTCACCCAGGCGCGGCGGCTGCGGGACGCGCTGGCCGAGGAGGTGGCGGCCTGATTCACCTCGATGACGGCCCGGGTACGGGCTACGGCTGCACCCCCAACTGTAGAAATTGCAACAAAAAGGGCGGAAGCATGCTTTACCCATCGGTCACAGAACGTTCGTGATCACGCAACACCGTTCCTTCACAGTGGCTGCATGACTCCAGACATGTCTCAGTCGAACCGGGCCCGGCACGGACGGCCCGCGCACCACTGGCGGCGCGATCTCGTCGAGCTCGCCGCCCTGTTCACGGCGGTCGCGGTGGCGGACGCGGTGGCGAACCTGATCGGGCACGGGCCCGACGGTCCGGCGCTGCTGGTGATCTCGGCCCTGGCGCTGGCCGCGACGGCGGGCTTCCACACCTGGTGGGCCCGCCGCCACGGCCACGCACCGCCGCCCGCCGGCGATACCGGCGCCCGGCCGGCCGCCGAGGGGCGGCCGGCCGGGCACTCGCCGGAGGCCGGCCGCTCGGAGCGGGACGGGGACGCGGCGAGCACGTTGTGGCGGATGCGGACGACGGTGAAGGACGAGCCGGGCTCGCTGGCCTCGCTGTGCGCGGCCCTGGCCGGGCGGCGGGTCGACATCCTGAGCCTGCAGACGCACCCGCTCGCCGACGGCACGGTCGACGAGTTCCTGCTGCGCGCACCGGGGTCGCTGACGGCGGACGAGATCACCCGGGCGGTCTCGCTGGCCGGGGGCGTGTCCACATGGATCGAGCGGGCCGACGCCCACGACCTGGTGGACGCACCGACCCGGGTACTGGGTCTCGCCACGCGCACCGCACTGGACCCGGCGGAACTGCCCCTTGCCCTGCGGCAGTTGCTCGGCCGGTGCACGATCCGTTCGCTGCCCGCGAAGCCGGCCGGGGGTGGTCGCGGGCCGGAGCCGGTGCCGGTGGAGGGCGCCCTGGAGGACACCGTCATGCGGCTGCGGGCACCGGAGGGCGGTGTGATCACCGTCGAGCGGGCGTACCTGCCGTTCACCCCGACCGAGTTCGCGCGGGCCAGGGCCCTGGTGGAGCTGGACAGCCGGCTCGGACCGCGCATCCCGGACGGCCAGCACGTGCTGACGCTGCCCGAGGGGAACGACATCATGGTGCGCCGGGTGGACACCGGTGACCTGGCGGCGGCCCGGGCGATGCACGAGCGGTGCTCCAGGCGCACCCTCGACATGCGGTACCACGGGCCCGTGGGCGATGCCGACCGCTACCTGAACCACCTGCTCAGCCCCCGCTTCGGGCGGACCCTGGCCGCGCAGACGCCCTCGGGGCGCGTCGTCGGCCTCGGCCATCTGCTGTGGGACGGCGACGAGACGGAGGTCGCCCTGCTCGTCGAGGACGCCTGGCAGCGGCGCGGGGTCGGCGCCGAACTGCTGGGCCGGCTGGTGGCGATGGCGGTGGAGGCGGGCTGCGAGAGCGTGTACGCGGTGACGCAGGCGTCCAACACCGGCATGGTGGCCGCGATGCGCGGCCTCGGGCTCCCCCTGGACTACCAGATCGAGGAGGGCACCCTGGTGGTCACCGCCCGCCTCGGCGCCGCAGCGACACCCGCGCTGCCGCCGCACGACGCGACCGCGCAGCACCTCGGCGGCCGGGGTCACCGCGACTGACCCCGCCCCACCGGGGGCTCGGCCGGCCGGGGCCGGGCGAACGGCTCGGCCTACGGCTCGCCGGGCTCCGACGAACGGGGGCCGGGCGGCTTGGCGGACAGCTCATCGAACGGCTGCCGGGAAGCCCGGCGAACTGTGCGCGGCGCGGCCCGGCGGATGACTGGCCGAACGACTGCCGATGGCCGGGCAGACGGTTCGGCGGCC
Above is a genomic segment from Streptomyces collinus Tu 365 containing:
- a CDS encoding GNAT family N-acetyltransferase, encoding MSQSNRARHGRPAHHWRRDLVELAALFTAVAVADAVANLIGHGPDGPALLVISALALAATAGFHTWWARRHGHAPPPAGDTGARPAAEGRPAGHSPEAGRSERDGDAASTLWRMRTTVKDEPGSLASLCAALAGRRVDILSLQTHPLADGTVDEFLLRAPGSLTADEITRAVSLAGGVSTWIERADAHDLVDAPTRVLGLATRTALDPAELPLALRQLLGRCTIRSLPAKPAGGGRGPEPVPVEGALEDTVMRLRAPEGGVITVERAYLPFTPTEFARARALVELDSRLGPRIPDGQHVLTLPEGNDIMVRRVDTGDLAAARAMHERCSRRTLDMRYHGPVGDADRYLNHLLSPRFGRTLAAQTPSGRVVGLGHLLWDGDETEVALLVEDAWQRRGVGAELLGRLVAMAVEAGCESVYAVTQASNTGMVAAMRGLGLPLDYQIEEGTLVVTARLGAAATPALPPHDATAQHLGGRGHRD